ACACAATAGCAGGACTGCTTTTTCCCACCACGGCTAtgagaaagaagacaaagatgAATTGTCCTTTCCTTGGTGCACTCTGAATGAACAACTTTAAGAGGCAGATGAATGAGCATTTTTGTCCCCGCTTCTGCTTTTAGTAGTTAGTGgtgaaaatgaaggaaaacttTTCCATATAAATCAATTACACTGACAGATTGCATTATGTGAGCTTGTGCTGGATACACTCCAAcaatattaaatgtgtttacCGGTATCAGGCTTATATTATGTTCTGTTATTCTCTGGTGGTTATAAAACCGGTACAGGCAGAAAGCAGATTCGGACACACCCATTTGGTGGCATTTATCTTTTCTTTAAATGGACTTCGAACCAGTTTAGATATTTATCTAATTTCTCTTTATAATATTTTGAAGAAACAAAAGCATGAAAGCAAGACATTCATGATAATtcccaagagacacaaaagataGAGTTGGTGCTATTGTGTGACCATTTAAAGAGAGGGGACTTGATTTGTGAAATTAGTACTAATTCAGAATATGTGCATCACTGCAAAGCCAACTGATCCAAACATAGCTTTTAAAAATTCTTGTTTTCCTGAGTGACACAGCATTTTTACTTAATTCTCTTGAAGAATTTAAAAGGTATCTTGTGACTTTGTCTGGTGTTAGATCCAACAAAGAACTGGCTGGCTGCAATGAGCATGCTATAGGTGGGAATCATTTACAACAATGCAACAAGGAATAAGTGCTCTATTAGAGCACAACTTATTGTCTACATCTGTGCTGAGCAGCACACCAAGGCTGCGTCTATACAGGAGAAACACGCTGTGGCAAGTAgacaatttaaacatttttccttGAGGGAATGTGTCAAGCATTCACTTGATCTCCACCGTGAACCAAACGAGCAGAAAATAGTTCACTGGGGAGTTGAGTTTCCCTTGTTCTCGTGTCACCTAGCAGCTATTCCCAACAGGATTCACCTACAACCCTTTCTTTTCATAGCTGAACATGCTTCCCACCAAAACATTCCTTGTTAACGGAGAGCACACTGAGATAAAACCTTTAGTAACACTATATTTATTTCTAGTATTGACATTGGTGTGAAGAGGGAAAACGGAAAAAGATGTTCAAATATTGTGGAAAAACTACAGGCAAAGCACAACCATCGTTCTGTCAAGAGAGAGGTAGAAACACAAGCTGTATTCTGGAATCACTATTCCTTGCATGCATTTAATCAAAGGATTGTTGTTTAAAAATCAATATTCTCTTGGGAATCGAATGGATTTAGGGCTATGAACAGTAGTCTGATcatgtgaaaatgtggaaatctcCTGTCTGCTACCATGGAAACAGAGAGCAAAAAAGATGGACTTGACATTTAGGTTTTAAGCTGAACATGAAGACACAGCACAGACAAAGAGATGAGTTTCACCTATTTCATGCTGCTGCTAGCAGCTGTGAGCTCCTGTCACTTCCTCTtgcatgtaaaaataataacttgTAGGAACAAGGCTTCTTTTTCCCCTGCAGACTTTCCTGTTAAAATGCACAATGGAGTTTATAGGTGATGAATTTGTTGGTAAAAGAAAGGAGTGTTTATTaacttttaatgtattttctatattgtatGTATTTGAAACAAATACACACTAAATAGCAGTCCTTTCATTTGCATTAGCAAAGATTAGTGTTTTGCCAATATTTCAAATAGACAACTTGTGAAAGCTAAACAAGAAGGACTTGGTCAGGACTCACATCGTTTCACACCATTTCTCACATTGTGACTCATTGTTTATGCGATTAATTTTAGACCCATGTCATGCACACAGGTTGATCAACCCACACAGGCTTATAAAGCACATCAACACACAACATGGTCATATCTATTTAAAAATATAGGGTTAAGCAGACTTCTGTGTCGCACAAGAACATGTCATTCAACCATTATTGCACAGATAATTGCCAAATTCAGGAGAATCCCTCTTTGGTGAAATACCACCCTTGAGTAATTAGTTGATGAAAGAAATGTGCTGAAGTACAAAATATTTGCTTAGCTATTGATACGGTGGgcaaaaacactttttcttttccttaaaatataaatagctgtgTAAATTTGATGCAATGTAACACAGGAACGTAAAGCTAATAGTACCTTTGTTTTGGCTTTTTCCATGTATTAAACTCATTATTGCTTGTGCTGTACCAACCTGCATGCCATTTCACAAGTTATTTGCAGCCACATAGTCAAACTAACAGtacaatgtgtttgttgatgtaCAGCATAAGCAGCTTTTGGGCAGCAGCAGTGCCAGTGTGGTCTCATGCTCAAAGCACATTACGTACAGTATGCAGCCATAGACAGTCTCAGAGGAATCTGTGTTCTTCGTAGTGGGCTGCAGTCAGTCCGAGTCACAGAGGGCGTCCGTCACAACAGTGGCAGATGGCCTCTTGGCATCTTATGCCAAGTTTACCACAATTAGCCATTTCAGTGTCATTTGCATTCCTTTTCATGGACATTATCAGGTCCTGACTGGGCTCACACCATCATGGAATGCAGATTCACACAGGCAGCATTCGTGAAAAATGGGGTAGCTAATGATAcagactttctttgtgaaaATGCAATGCTTTCCATCCAAACAGATCACATTGGACTTTTCGAAAATAAGTGTCTTTGAGCAATATACTGAGCCATTTAGCTAAATTATCATTGCACGGTTCTCGAGTCTGTCTAAGAAACAGTTTAAACAAAGTGTGTAGTGAGTGTAATGGGATAGTATTGTCTTGTTATGTGTAATACTGGCTAATGTCATCCCAAAAGCACACATTGTTACAGGGCACTGAGAAGCTGTTGTCTGACCAGACTGCACATAAGGATGGTCGAGGACGTAGAGGAGGGGCTGCCATCACAGATGTGTGCAAGACTATAAACTGTGTAGCCTTTTTGTGCTccttaaaaacacaatgaaaaacaaactaacatgTCCTTTTCCCATACTAAAATTACTGTAGCTTAAATGCAGCCTCATGGGAAAGAGGATGAATGTGAACTTGTGCCAATCCCTCAGTAGAGCCTATTGTTGTTCCAGCACAGCTGTTACGGTCTATAGACATATTGCATTATGTAATCTTTCTCccccctctttctttttctgtttccccACATAAGAACCAGCTGAAGTCCCTGCAGCAGAATGAGGGAGAACAGGTTCTGTTTTTGCTTCTATAAACTTGACTTCAGATGTGACAACCTCGAGATAGTGCTGCCACATCAGTGCTGTGGTTCACACACTAAATGAGGTCATCCAGAATAAGGCTTTTGTCAACTGAAAGTCTCAGAGCACTCACTTAGAGCAATACTTTCCTATATAGTGATCAGTCCTGGGTCGAATCGGCAAATTTGTTTAACTTTTTGAACTTGTTTACTTAATAAGTATAGAGTTTCACCCAGCTGCTTAAGCTACGTAATGCTCCTGAATGAGCACACATGACCTTAGGGCACCTTGCAACCATCAACTTCAACTCAGTGTCACAGCAAATTACAGTACAGGTTCCTGTGGGACGCCCATTTGACAGCAGACACAGGTGTATAATTCTCACTGCAAGGCAGGTTTTTAACATAACCAGCCATTAGCTTTACACTGTTTTACCTCTAAATCTGTTTTAAGCAATTCTGAACATTGCAgcttctgatttaaatataacaGCACCTCAAAAAGTCAGTAGATTCATTTTTTCCAGTTaagtaaaactgtgaaattgagacatttgttttactgtaatccTGTACCTGATTATTGTTTGCAGGAAGGTAACCTGTCATGCAGGAGAGATTCTCAAAATCACCTCTACTCAGTTTCACGGTGGGAAGTTACTGTAGTTACAGCTGGAGCCAGAGTGGGGAGGGACGTTTATATGTTCCTGCACAGTACAGCCTGAACGTGGACTTGGAGCAGCTGCGAGGAAGGAACTTTTGAGTGCAGAGTACATAAGACAGGACTGTGTGGCTGGTCCATTTTATGATTTAAGAAGCACAAGCTTGCCTCTCAAGTTAGTGTTCAAAGCATCAGTTTAAGGGGAAGATCTGTGGACTTATTTGGCTAGTCATTCCAGGATGTGAGCAAATGCTTTAACTATGCATAGTTTAGTTTCATGGACAGTTTATTCAATGACTAGAGTACTGCCACCAAGAAAGTGAAGTTAATTTCTGACCTTTAAGGACTTCCTTTTTATAGTGGTATCTACCAGATGGCTTCCACTCCTAATCCTTTACCTCTTACAAATGTTGCATTGCCAAGACAGCCAAGTCCTGAACTGCTCAAGTCCAAATGTGCATGATTTCAGATTCTAATCATTTTATGCCAAGCCAAAacctcagcagcttttcctgaGGGCACATTGTTAACAATGGAGCAAGCCGATCAAGCTTTAGCTTTGATGGCCGTCTGCACATTTTGGGTCAGCTGGTGACTAAACTGTGCCAGCATTGAAGACAGACACAACACCTACAGAGTCCTCCCATACTGTCTGACCTGCTCAAGATTAAAAAGCCAATGGCTACTCAAGTGCTTGTTATTGCTCAGGGTGGGTGGAGTGCAAACAAGTCAAAAGCCTACTCAAAAACTAAAGGACACgtgctttagtttactttttatttcattttccataTTTAACAAACTTGTGCATTCCAGATTTTATACAAAACAGTTTGACTTGAAAGCATTCACAAGTGGCCAGAGTAGGGCTACAAATAACCAAGTGTAGGTCCATCAGATGTTTCACAGCACACCTGCTCCTTGATGCCACTCTGGAGATGCAGATGCAGCAACAGATGACCAGAAAACCCACACTTCCATACTGTACAGACTGCCTTTTGGGCGAACAAGTGGTGTGGGAGGTGTACAGCCATTGTTAAGTCAATTAGTCAGAAATGCATGTTGGTGAAGTTTTGGGAAAAACAGGGCAGAAGCTTGTGGAATGTACACTGCAGGGGAGGACTGGTCTTCATGATGACTCTGCCTTTTCCTGTTCGATGGCTGcggaaagaggaagaaagttTGTGCGTTAGTTTCAGACACTGTGCACCATAGCAACCAAGTTTTTTTTGGATTGAAATCACACATTACAGCACATACTTTCTTTGGTTGGCAATGTGTTCTTCTCTTGAGTCTCCGTCTTCTTCAGCTTGGATTTGTCAAAGCGTTCGACTTCACCAACATCAGGTTTGTCAGACATGTTTGCAGAGGCtctaataacaaaaaaaaaacaacaaacaagagcCTATTAATTATGCTCATCTTTCAATTGAGTTCAATCAGCACACCTGATCACAGAGGAGTCACAATCCTGCAGCTTGTAGGGCAATATGATAGATAATTAGGGCTCAAACCAACAATACAATTAATGCAAGATAGATTTGCATGCATTTGTCTTGAGTTTGACTTGAGAAAGCTTTGTCAAGGAGCATGTGCTATTGTTGGACCACCGCCCTTTAGAGGAATCCAGATGAGCAGTCTGCCTTTAACTGTAGCAGAtccccctcctccaccctgATCAATTaacttcacacacaaaacacgCACAGCATCTCTGATTTTTGACTTAATTATCCTACCATCATGCAGCAACTGGTGCTTCTCAGTCATTCTGCAACATTCCTTCGTTTTAATAGCATTTTCTAATTTATTCTTGTAGCTTTCAAAGCTGTGTAATGCTGAGCCAGGACATTACGAAACGACGACagaaagggtaaaaaaaaaaaaaaaagtacacatAATCTAAAACTGCTTACCAGGGTTTTAGGTAGAGAACCAACAGAAAGCACGCCTCGTTGTCGCAGGAGCAGAGTGATGTGTAGCGCCTCAATCACCCAATAAATACTGCGCAGTATGCAAATAACCCGCACAAGTCACGCCCACTCTGCTTTTACACCAACTTGTTTTTGCTTCTATGTCAAAGCGATCCCCtccaaaaaacacccagagtAGTTAAAGTGCGATTTATGAAGGTAGGTTTAGGGGGAAAAGGCGTTTATTTTGGGAAAACTAACTTGTAAGACGCACCAGCTGCGCCAGATTAGGTGAGGGAAGGCGATGGATTGATTTCTAACCCTATGAAAGATGCGCATATCAGTGCACCATTACGAGATGATCCTTTGTACCAAAAAGCCACCAAAATATATGCTATACTGTGTGATTTCTGAATGGGACGATGCGTTTAGGTTTAACTTGCACACAGCAACCTGTTAATACTGCTTCAGTCGCGACACCGTGTGGACAAATGAGGTAATAACCAGACGGAGAGCAAATGTTAATTTCAGGTATTGTTTAGTTGATAATCTTTAAATTGCACTGAAATTGTTGTACTGGTTTGAGCAAATTCAAAGAAGTGGTTTGGAGGTGTGATTATGTCATAGTTTGATAGTACAAAATAAgcctctgtgtatttttttatatgaatACACATTTTCTGTTACATCAGAGTTGTATGGAGGGTTGTGCATTAGTTTGATACACTTTTTCTGTAATAAGTGAAAGTGTAGGAGTAGGACTTTTGAGATCAGTCACCCTCTCACCCATGAATCTCTCCCCCCTGTAGGCTAAGCATCCCTGCTGACTGGTGATTTTTCCCCCTATTATTGCTATTCAACATTAAATTATGATCATCTTATTTGGACTATTTTGATTAAAAGCTCCCCCAAATAGGACCCTTttgtgtcaaagtgaaaacagattgcTATAAATCAATGCCagttaaaataaaagataaaataagtgACTGCACAAGTATTCACCCACTTTAATGTGATTCACTTAATTTGACACAGCCAGTGctgtgaaatggagatcatttGAGTCTGGTGATTGTTGtgtaaagacacctgtatctgtaaggtccagtcactggtggatCAGCTATAACTACACAAGTCAGGGGATAAGTCAAGAAAATTTCCAAGTCATTAAATATCTCTTGGAGTACAGTAAATCTGCATAGGCTGCCCTGAAGAAATAGACTATTGAGGGAGGCCactaagacacctatgactccccTAAAGGAGGTACAAGCTTCAGCGGCTAAGATggtagagactgtgcagacaaCAACTGTTGCAAGTTCTTCAACAGTTGTAGCTTAAGGGGAGAGCAccaaagagaaagacactgttgaaaaaaatcacatattaAATCTTGACTAGAGTTTCCCAGAAGGCAGACTTATCTGGGTTGACACTATTGCAATGGAGAAGTCACATTAAGAATAGTAAATGGGGGCCTGCAggttataaataaatttatgaAGTGGATTGCGTCAGGTTTAGTTTGTTtcaccagttttgtttttttttattgagttATTATTTAGTCTAGACTTCAAACTGCCAGTAAACACTTAAATGGACGAATGTGCAGTGCATTTTGTTCTTAAAAGCAGCAAACCAAGTAGGTTAAACTTGTAACCGTACCGATATTTTCTAAGTTAGATGTAGACCATATAATACACTGCAAAATTAGcttttacaaaatgacacagatttGAAATAGAgtaatttatttacatattgtaATATTTGCACACAAATCACTAGAAATTCAGTATCATTCTGTGCAagcaaatgacaaaatcatgtctttagttgttttgcatgtaaatCCAAGGCAGAGTAAGAACAATTTTCAAAAACAAGCACACCACATCATAAATCCCTCCCACACTGTCATCACTCATCTTTCACCTGCTGGTGAAGTACTTTGAGTAACTCTTGTTGTACATGACCTGATTATCTACTCGTACGACATTCCTCAGGTTTTGCCAGAACCAGGGCTCTGCGGCTGCTGTTCTCGGCCACTCTACAACACTTTTCTCACACAGTCTCTTCCTCAGGCGCAGGAAGTGAGAATGCTGCAGAACAGGCTCCAGCATCAGCAGTACAATCACATCCACATTTTCATCCAGCAGTCTTTGGTGGGCCAGATACATGGCCAGCTTAAAAGCCCCGGTCTTAACGTAGCTCTCTGTCAAAACAAACAGGGTCTTGCGACTATATTGGATGCTCTGAGTGAGGTTTTCCACCAGCGGGACTCCTGGGGGCCAATCCCTGTCCTCTAAACAAAGAGGAAGATgcttctctccttcctcttccagtTTCACCCGCAGATTCCCCATCACCCACTCAGAGACATGTGGATCTCTGGTGTcatatgtcacaaaaacatcataaacacTGTCTGATGAGTAAAAGGATCTGTATCCCTTCAGCTTAGCTTTCAGATAGTGTAGGACATAGGAAGCATCCCAGTAAAACAAGTGAGCGGTTGTTgccacaaacataaaaacaataatgaagAAAGTCGTGACGATGTAGATCTGACATGCTAGACTGTCATTTACACACTGATTAATGTCAAAGTCTATGAGTATTTGACTCTTCTGGTTTGCTGGTGTGTCGCATGTCACCTCAGTGGTCAGTCTAGGGATCTTTATATTGCTGTCTTCAATCCATAAAATGAAATCTAATGaatcacatttacattggaatgGATTTTTCTGCAAGAACAAAGTCTTTATCGGATTTTCACGTCCTGATAGGAAGGTAGATTGATTAATAGTAGTGAGTTTGTTGTAGCTAAGGCTAAGAGTCGTAAGGCTTTTGGGACCCTTTATAAATCCATTGTCTAAGTGGAAAATATGATTATGGCTCAAGTCAAGGAGCGTCAAAGTGTTGGTGATGCTTGAGTCGATGCCTGTGACATTAGACAAAGAATTGAAGCTCAGATCTAAAATTTGAAGTTGATAGAAATGCTTCAGTTTGTCCCATGCAAACTCAGTCAGGCTGTTATGGCTAATGTGTAATGTGATGAGCTTATCTGGTAAACATTCATAAACATTGATTGGAATCTTTGCAATGTTGTTGTGAGATATATCTAAAAGTGTCAGATTAGTTAGATTAGTGAAAAGTGTCTTATATGAACCATCCTTTTCTTTCCAAAGAGTCCCCAGATGATTGTGTGTAAACTGAAGTTCTGCTAATGATTGGCTGTacatctgttttgttgttaaGGTAGAAATGGCATTATGACTCATATTCAGAACTCTTAGGACAGGcagattttttgtaaaatgtaaattatgtgTAATTCCGAATGCTTGAAAGTAGTGTGCATTGTAACTGATGTCTAGCACTTGTAGTTTCTGTAGTTCATTGAAGGCGTCGTCGTAGGCCAGATCAATCTTATTGAAGGACAGGTCCAGGTAGGTAAGATTAGGCAGCTGGGAGAACTCTGTGCCATTGGGTGCTGCTGAAAATCCATTTCCTGACAGGTTGAGACATGCAATATCTCCATAGCTGTCGAACTGCTTTGGAGATATGAAGAACAGATTGTTTGAGCTGAGGATTAATACTCGTCCAGCATTGAAGCACTCTTGCTTTATAAGGCGGTGGGATAGCTCATAATTAGAGTCCTTTGGATGGGCTTTTCTGATCGGTGAAACAGAAAGATCCAGCCTCTGATTGTATCCGTTACTTGGGTGTTGGGGATCTGGAGTGGGATACAGCCTGTTTTCTGCAAGATATATCATTTTCAAGTGGTGGAATTTCCTGAATATGGTTGAATCAGAGTGAATAATGAAGTTTGTGCCTAAGTTTAACGCGGATAGATTTTTGAGCTCATACAGAGGTTTGAGGGTGCCTGGTTTAATGTTCTGGAAGACCAAACCCTCCAAATGCAATGTTCTTAGTGACTTAAGATTTGAAAACTCTTTTGAAAGGTTTACTGTGTTAGGATAGAACTTGAGAGCAAAGTTGAAAGACAGATCGATTTTTTCTAGCCTGGGTAGGTATCTTAGAAATGTGGCCTCGTCAGTAATTGTTTTTAGTAAGAAGTTAAATGACAGGAACAGTGATTTAAGGTTGCTCAGCCTCTCAAACAAAGAGGGATTCAGGTGCTGCAGCGAATTCCCTCCCAGGTTTAACATCTTAAGCCGCGTTAGATTTTGAAATGCAGCTGGATGAATGCTGAGAGAACCATTTTGACAAGGTACACAGGGAAATGGAGCATTTTGACATCTTGGACAGTTCCCTTGCAGTCCTAGCATTGTTAAATTATGTAACTCACAAAAATGATCCGCAGCTATGTACTCTATTTTGTTAGAACCCAGGTATAATTCAGTTAGTGATGGTGGTAATCCTTTGGGAACTTGGGTTAAGTTGTTAAAAGACAAGTCCAGAGTCTGCAGTTTTGTCATGACTAGAAAACTGGTATCATTTATAGTGACAGATCTACCACAAGGGTTCCACATGTAGCAGTTTCTGGACAACCACAGTTTCGTCACGTTTCTTAGGCCAGTGAGGCTCATGTTATCCATCTTGATTTTGTTGATGTTTAGCTCGAGGATTTCAACAGTGGAAGGGATATTGCTTGGGATGGCTTTCAGACAAATGCCAGAGAGTCTCAGCTGATGcagttttgttagatttttgaaagcatttgcAGCAAAGATCAGTTCTTTGTTCTTGTTGGCCCAGTTGAGGTTGAGCTGAGTCAGATTCAGAAGGTTGGAAAATGCATCAGCGGTAATGTTCTCAATAAAGTTTTCAGACAAATTGAGATCAGTTGCGTTACTCGTTATCCCGTCAGGAACTCTATGCAGATGACGTCCTTTGCAGTCAAATATGACCTTGGAGCTGTTTTGGGCTGTAACATCACAAGGGAACTGCCGCGACATCCACGTAGGTTTGCATTCAGCAGGCTGAATCTCATAATGGCAAcacagacagaacagcagcaaGCACATCCAACATGTGACAGCCTGTagacaaataaagaaatgaaccAACTGAAACAACCTGAACTTAAAAAGTGTACATAATGCGGTACAATgttatctttttatttcttatgtTCAAAGATAGGatcactttttaattttttttaatgtcacaaaGCAATAGTCTAGACCTCATATAAATTGAAATAGTGTTCATTGCTATGACTTCCTTCTTTCTCACACCCTTCCACTGGATAAAATTGTGGACAAAATCCACAGTCTTTGTTCTGTGCTTAAATGTATTCCAAAGTTTAGCTGAAGTTTTGAGGAGGCATCAGGCGTATGATCACAGCAAGCAAAACCAGTTTCAATAGACCTTTTTCACAGCAAATATTTTGACTTCTAATATTACCATGGCCTAGGAAGTGTTTCTAGTGATGTACCAAACTGTGGACCTAAAGTGGCTCATTAAAATGCGGCTATTGGTGTTAATGTTGTTAATTACAGTTGtgcttttttgacatttcaaaatGTCTCCAGTGTGTATACTCATATATGCATATAATGTTACTTTTAAAtcagactttaaaaaatgtaaacctATCCTTGGGGTATTTTAAATTGCTTTTCAGCATGGCACCACTTATatccagcaggtggcagcaggTTGTAAGTTTAATAACACTCACTTGGAGTGACTGGCCCTCTTTGGTCTTGTTCTTtgccaaaaatatatattctgttAATCTATTACAGCAAGACTATATAACATTTGATACCTAAATAGCAATTGTGAGATAAAATGTGAGATAAATCCTAAAAGACACTGCAAGAGtagaaaatgataaaatcttTGAACTGACTCAGTCATATCAAATACACAACAATATGTGCTAATATTAACTAGCATTATAATACTGGTCAAATCAGATGAAATAAGGCTCAAAACCGTTTGATGTATTTAATCCAGTAAGGTTATGTTAGCATTgcttctgattttttttttt
This DNA window, taken from Amphiprion ocellaris isolate individual 3 ecotype Okinawa chromosome 11, ASM2253959v1, whole genome shotgun sequence, encodes the following:
- the tmsb4x gene encoding thymosin beta-4, which encodes MSDKPDVGEVERFDKSKLKKTETQEKNTLPTKETIEQEKAESS
- the LOC111583413 gene encoding toll-like receptor 8, whose protein sequence is MAVTCWMCLLLFCLCCHYEIQPAECKPTWMSRQFPCDVTAQNSSKVIFDCKGRHLHRVPDGITSNATDLNLSENFIENITADAFSNLLNLTQLNLNWANKNKELIFAANAFKNLTKLHQLRLSGICLKAIPSNIPSTVEILELNINKIKMDNMSLTGLRNVTKLWLSRNCYMWNPCGRSVTINDTSFLVMTKLQTLDLSFNNLTQVPKGLPPSLTELYLGSNKIEYIAADHFCELHNLTMLGLQGNCPRCQNAPFPCVPCQNGSLSIHPAAFQNLTRLKMLNLGGNSLQHLNPSLFERLSNLKSLFLSFNFLLKTITDEATFLRYLPRLEKIDLSFNFALKFYPNTVNLSKEFSNLKSLRTLHLEGLVFQNIKPGTLKPLYELKNLSALNLGTNFIIHSDSTIFRKFHHLKMIYLAENRLYPTPDPQHPSNGYNQRLDLSVSPIRKAHPKDSNYELSHRLIKQECFNAGRVLILSSNNLFFISPKQFDSYGDIACLNLSGNGFSAAPNGTEFSQLPNLTYLDLSFNKIDLAYDDAFNELQKLQVLDISYNAHYFQAFGITHNLHFTKNLPVLRVLNMSHNAISTLTTKQMYSQSLAELQFTHNHLGTLWKEKDGSYKTLFTNLTNLTLLDISHNNIAKIPINVYECLPDKLITLHISHNSLTEFAWDKLKHFYQLQILDLSFNSLSNVTGIDSSITNTLTLLDLSHNHIFHLDNGFIKGPKSLTTLSLSYNKLTTINQSTFLSGRENPIKTLFLQKNPFQCKCDSLDFILWIEDSNIKIPRLTTEVTCDTPANQKSQILIDFDINQCVNDSLACQIYIVTTFFIIVFMFVATTAHLFYWDASYVLHYLKAKLKGYRSFYSSDSVYDVFVTYDTRDPHVSEWVMGNLRVKLEEEGEKHLPLCLEDRDWPPGVPLVENLTQSIQYSRKTLFVLTESYVKTGAFKLAMYLAHQRLLDENVDVIVLLMLEPVLQHSHFLRLRKRLCEKSVVEWPRTAAAEPWFWQNLRNVVRVDNQVMYNKSYSKYFTSR